One window of the Pyrus communis chromosome 17, drPyrComm1.1, whole genome shotgun sequence genome contains the following:
- the LOC137721857 gene encoding uncharacterized protein isoform X1, which produces MPTTGSICHSFLQRIRLTPSQGLGLIKTSVSESPRHDHVDPKRRNIREQLNKLKVDVCQQFPALLQPLAQIVSCDAIQYSISIIRKIREHFPHVKLYKVLLAVERQST; this is translated from the exons ATGCCAACAACCGGCAGCATTTGCCATTCCTTCCTCCAACGCATCCGCCTCACTCCCAGCCAGGGTCTCGGCCTTATCAA AACTTCTGTTTCTGAGTCCCCAAGACATGATCATGTtgacccgaaaagaaggaatATAAGAGAGCAATTAAACAAGTTAAAG gtggaCGTTTGCCAGCAGTTTCCTGCGTTACTACAACCGCTTGCCCAAATAGTAAGTTGTGATGCAATACAGTACTCAATTTCAATCATTCGAAAGATCAGGGAGCATTTTCCACATGTAAAACTATATAAGGTTCTGCTTGCTGTTGAG AGGCAGAGTACATGA